From Nymphaea colorata isolate Beijing-Zhang1983 chromosome 6, ASM883128v2, whole genome shotgun sequence, a single genomic window includes:
- the LOC116256816 gene encoding protein CHUP1, chloroplastic-like isoform X2, whose product MQKVDPVLEPSPKGSDINEDDFLLPEFNELVLQEFEGSGIPYLKEGSTEVVSDVKETGDDATAMESEIKGLRNQTFVLQERVKSLEMQLLEYYGLKEQEKAVRELENHLKAQSMELKLLKLKMDSLQAENQRLREQAQNYSRTVEELETARAKIRLLRKQMKAENESAKAQLVAVQERVSTLQALEKESCKRDEEIQTKLQNLQDLGNETAILREMNEKLRQENLELATKLDSRGRAASASNSKVHEAEVVGKALEDVDTLKESNENLMEELERLKTNRYADVEELVYLRWINACLRYELRNFQTSPGKTVARDLSRSLSPKSEEKAKKLILEYAGSGGVPNCPPDFDLEFCSSSQASTLTDTDEFDASSLEVQSATYSSSSKRKLFNKLKRLVLGKHSPERKTSVYRNSGTFSKSERLRVSKSLLDDLTSTHSQESFSPSATAQLSSVANFSEARSKSCRVDSLTTDRITKKSRQLSQSMDSRSVSRSLSDISRTRHLRTRGTKDHKAAQQENFITTEWSCDVLDDYHATDYMLDSDMGSLRSLQEESSQLHEGEAGSEKLELLKFAEVLKNSRRFSKAQRKPGFGSF is encoded by the exons ATGCAGAAAGTTGATCCTGTGTTGGAGCCTTCTCCGAAAGGCAGCGATATCAACGAAGATGACTTTTTGTTGCCTGAATTTAATGAGTTGGTATTGCAAGAGTTCGAAGGTTCCGGAATTCCATATCTCAAAGAGGGAAGCACTGAGGTGGTCTCCGATGTTAAGGAAACAGGAGATGATGCGACCGCAATGGAGTCTGAGATCAAGGGGCTAAGGAATCAGACTTTTGTTCTTCAAGAGAGGGTGAAGAGTTTGGAGATGCAGCTGCTGGAGTACTACGGACTGAAAGAGCAGGAAAAAGCGGTCAGGGAACTTGAGAACCACCTTAAAGCTCAGTCAATGGAGTTGAAGCTTCTTAAGTTGAAGATGGATTCTCTGCAAGCGGAAAATCAGAGGCTCCGTGAACAGGCCCAAAATTACTCGAGAACAGTAGAAGAACTGGAAACTGCTAGAGCAAAGATCAGGTTGCTGAGAAAGCAGATGAAGGCTGAAAACGAGTCAGCGAAGGCACAACTAGTTGCTGTTCAAGAACGGGTTTCAACATTACAAGCCCTGGAAAAAGAATCCTGCAAAAGAGATGAAGAGATTCAGACGAAACTGCAGAATTTGCAAGATTTGGGGAATGAAACTGCAATTTTGAGAGAGATGAATGAGAAACTACGGCAGGAAAACTTGGAACTAGCAACGAAACTTGATTCTAGAGGAAGGGCAGCTTCTGCTTCAAATTCGAAAGTTCATGAG GCCGAGGTAGTGGGCAAGGCTTTGGAAGATGTCGACACATTGAAGGAATCAAACGAGAACCTGATGGAGGAGTTGGAGAGGCTTAAAACAAATCGATATGCTGATGTTGAGGAGTTGGTTTATCTAAGATGGATAAATGCATGCCTGAGGTATGAACTGAGAAACTTTCAGACATCACCGGGGAAGACTGTTGCTCGGGATCTTAGCAGGAGCTTGAGCCCCAAATCGGAAGAGAAAGCAAAGAAGCTCATACTTGAGTATGCTGGATCCGGTGGTGTTCCAAATTGTCCGCCTGACTTTGACTTGGAATTTTGTTCATCATCGCAAGCATCGACTCTTACTGATACAGATGAATTTGATGCTTCATCTCTTGAAGTCCAATCTGCTACATATAGCAGttcaagcaaaagaaaactCTTCAACAAGCTAAAGAGGTTGGTACTGGGCAAACACAGCCCAGAAAGAAAAACTTCAGTATACAGAAACTCTGGCACTTTCAGTAAGTCTGAGAGGCTGCGTGTCTCAAAAAGTCTTCTTGATGATCTTACGAGCACACACTCGCAGGAAAGCTTCTCGCCGTCTGCAACTGCTCAACTCAGCTCTGTGGCTAATTTTTCAGAGGCCCGCTCGAAATCCTGCCGGGTTGACAGTTTGACGACGGACAGAATCACTAAGAAGAGTAGGCAACTGAGTCAATCGATGGATTCACGGAGTGTGTCAAGATCTCTATCAGATATTTCAAGAACAAGACATCTAAGAACAAGAGGTACCAAGGATCATAAGGCTGCTCAGCAGGAGAATTTCATTACCACAGAATGGAGCTGTGATGTTCTGGACGACTACCATGCTACTGATTACATGTTAGACAGTGACATGGGATCCCTGCGATCTCTACAAGAAGAAAGTAGTCAACTTCATGAGGGTGAAGCTGGCTCAGAAAAGTTAGAACTATTGAAGTTTGCAGAGGTTCTCAAAAACTCACGTAGGTTTTCAAAGGCACAGAGAAAGCCAGGTTTCGGCTCTTTCTAA
- the LOC116256816 gene encoding protein CHUP1, chloroplastic-like isoform X1 codes for MGVLKKTNEVKPLLFKLGVALAVSVAGFLYTHFRFRIRPWRPPQSSGKYSSEGSSGDCKPSETEAMVLEPVGTMQKVDPVLEPSPKGSDINEDDFLLPEFNELVLQEFEGSGIPYLKEGSTEVVSDVKETGDDATAMESEIKGLRNQTFVLQERVKSLEMQLLEYYGLKEQEKAVRELENHLKAQSMELKLLKLKMDSLQAENQRLREQAQNYSRTVEELETARAKIRLLRKQMKAENESAKAQLVAVQERVSTLQALEKESCKRDEEIQTKLQNLQDLGNETAILREMNEKLRQENLELATKLDSRGRAASASNSKVHEAEVVGKALEDVDTLKESNENLMEELERLKTNRYADVEELVYLRWINACLRYELRNFQTSPGKTVARDLSRSLSPKSEEKAKKLILEYAGSGGVPNCPPDFDLEFCSSSQASTLTDTDEFDASSLEVQSATYSSSSKRKLFNKLKRLVLGKHSPERKTSVYRNSGTFSKSERLRVSKSLLDDLTSTHSQESFSPSATAQLSSVANFSEARSKSCRVDSLTTDRITKKSRQLSQSMDSRSVSRSLSDISRTRHLRTRGTKDHKAAQQENFITTEWSCDVLDDYHATDYMLDSDMGSLRSLQEESSQLHEGEAGSEKLELLKFAEVLKNSRRFSKAQRKPGFGSF; via the exons ATGGGGGTTTTAAAGAAAACGAATGAGGTCAAGCCTCTTCTGTTCAAGTTGGGTGTCGCCTTAGCTGTGTCGGTTGCGGGTTTTCTGTACACCCATTTCAGATTCAGGATCCGTCCTTGGCGTCCCCCTCAGTCCTCAG GTAAATACAGTAGTGAGGGATCCAGCGGAGATTGTAAACCATCAGAGACAGAGGCCATGGTTTTGGAACCT GTTGGGACCATGCAGAAAGTTGATCCTGTGTTGGAGCCTTCTCCGAAAGGCAGCGATATCAACGAAGATGACTTTTTGTTGCCTGAATTTAATGAGTTGGTATTGCAAGAGTTCGAAGGTTCCGGAATTCCATATCTCAAAGAGGGAAGCACTGAGGTGGTCTCCGATGTTAAGGAAACAGGAGATGATGCGACCGCAATGGAGTCTGAGATCAAGGGGCTAAGGAATCAGACTTTTGTTCTTCAAGAGAGGGTGAAGAGTTTGGAGATGCAGCTGCTGGAGTACTACGGACTGAAAGAGCAGGAAAAAGCGGTCAGGGAACTTGAGAACCACCTTAAAGCTCAGTCAATGGAGTTGAAGCTTCTTAAGTTGAAGATGGATTCTCTGCAAGCGGAAAATCAGAGGCTCCGTGAACAGGCCCAAAATTACTCGAGAACAGTAGAAGAACTGGAAACTGCTAGAGCAAAGATCAGGTTGCTGAGAAAGCAGATGAAGGCTGAAAACGAGTCAGCGAAGGCACAACTAGTTGCTGTTCAAGAACGGGTTTCAACATTACAAGCCCTGGAAAAAGAATCCTGCAAAAGAGATGAAGAGATTCAGACGAAACTGCAGAATTTGCAAGATTTGGGGAATGAAACTGCAATTTTGAGAGAGATGAATGAGAAACTACGGCAGGAAAACTTGGAACTAGCAACGAAACTTGATTCTAGAGGAAGGGCAGCTTCTGCTTCAAATTCGAAAGTTCATGAG GCCGAGGTAGTGGGCAAGGCTTTGGAAGATGTCGACACATTGAAGGAATCAAACGAGAACCTGATGGAGGAGTTGGAGAGGCTTAAAACAAATCGATATGCTGATGTTGAGGAGTTGGTTTATCTAAGATGGATAAATGCATGCCTGAGGTATGAACTGAGAAACTTTCAGACATCACCGGGGAAGACTGTTGCTCGGGATCTTAGCAGGAGCTTGAGCCCCAAATCGGAAGAGAAAGCAAAGAAGCTCATACTTGAGTATGCTGGATCCGGTGGTGTTCCAAATTGTCCGCCTGACTTTGACTTGGAATTTTGTTCATCATCGCAAGCATCGACTCTTACTGATACAGATGAATTTGATGCTTCATCTCTTGAAGTCCAATCTGCTACATATAGCAGttcaagcaaaagaaaactCTTCAACAAGCTAAAGAGGTTGGTACTGGGCAAACACAGCCCAGAAAGAAAAACTTCAGTATACAGAAACTCTGGCACTTTCAGTAAGTCTGAGAGGCTGCGTGTCTCAAAAAGTCTTCTTGATGATCTTACGAGCACACACTCGCAGGAAAGCTTCTCGCCGTCTGCAACTGCTCAACTCAGCTCTGTGGCTAATTTTTCAGAGGCCCGCTCGAAATCCTGCCGGGTTGACAGTTTGACGACGGACAGAATCACTAAGAAGAGTAGGCAACTGAGTCAATCGATGGATTCACGGAGTGTGTCAAGATCTCTATCAGATATTTCAAGAACAAGACATCTAAGAACAAGAGGTACCAAGGATCATAAGGCTGCTCAGCAGGAGAATTTCATTACCACAGAATGGAGCTGTGATGTTCTGGACGACTACCATGCTACTGATTACATGTTAGACAGTGACATGGGATCCCTGCGATCTCTACAAGAAGAAAGTAGTCAACTTCATGAGGGTGAAGCTGGCTCAGAAAAGTTAGAACTATTGAAGTTTGCAGAGGTTCTCAAAAACTCACGTAGGTTTTCAAAGGCACAGAGAAAGCCAGGTTTCGGCTCTTTCTAA
- the LOC116256340 gene encoding uncharacterized protein LOC116256340, whose product MAATNTTSTVSVQPAQPFPPASLYVGDLDSTVSESQLYEKFSATAPVISVRICKDNATGRSLCYGYVNFPSRSDAEKAIQMLNGSLLSGKAIRINWSRRDPQTRKNSAANLFVKNLSDKIDHNGLNEMFAKYGNILSCKVAMGDDGKSRGFGFVQFEKMEDADKAVTNMNGTVVGGKPLYVGRFVKKNERVVPNAENNFTNLYVKNLDQDVVNEDVLKEKFSELGDVSSCVVMRDDQGKPRGFGFICYRCPTDAKKAVDVMNGQVLGSKTIYVGRAQKKEERKKILQHLFEERRKEKILKTQGSNVYVKNIVDSVDDDQLKDHFSSCGKITSVKVMRDDKGMSKGFGFVCFSSPEEASKAVSTFHSTIFHGKPLYVAIAELKKVRDARLQILHSQRVPGLTTASPPAAQATNYSPIYLSHSQDVMVPHFSSSPHQAILYPRLGWKLGGILPKQGLHDTMPLPMRQQKQFKGHINGFAPSPVLQHAPFVAHWQLPVEQQFSKHATNYQKHEKNNGQVFPKATMANGGLGKPAIFPFSPQSSMNVLSGQLALASPEKQKQMLGEHLFPHVQRLQHDMAGKITGMLLEMENPDLLLLLESPDALAAKVEEAMQVLKLSKTKLDSKEATNGNQQPVEVTAN is encoded by the exons ATGGCCGCCACCAACACCACCTCCACTGTTTCAGTGCAACCTGCACAGCCATTTCCGCCGGCCTCCCTCTACGTCGGAGATCTCGACTCCACCGTCTCAGAGAGCCAGCTGTATGAGAAGTTCTCCGCCACTGCCCCTGTTATCTCTGTTCGAATCTGCAAGGATAATGCCACCGGGAGATCGCTCTGCTACGGCTACGTTAATTTCCCTTCACGTTCTGACG CCGAGAAGGCAATTCAGATGCTGAATGGCAGCCTTTTGAGTGGGAAAGCTATAAGGATTAATTGGTCTCGCAGAGACCCACAAACACGAAAGAACTCCGCGGCCAATCTGTTCGTCAAG AATCTTAGTGACAAGATTGATCACAATGGGCTCAACGAGATGTTTGCGAAATACGGGAATATCCTGTCATGCAAGGTCGCCATGGGCGATGATGGGAAAAGCAGGGGATTTGGTTTTGTTCAgtttgaaaaaatggaagatGCCGACAAAGCTGTTACTAATATGAATGGCACCGTGGTGGGAGGAAAGCCATT GTATGTCGGAAGGTTTGTCAAGAAGAACGAACGGGTGGTACCAAACGCAGAAAATAACTTTACGAACCTCTATGTGAAGAACTTGGACCAGGACGTGGTGAATGAAGATGTGCTCAAGGAAAAATTTTCTGAACTTGGTGATGTTTCTTCATGTGTCGTTATGAGGGACGACCAAGGAAAGCCGAGAGGATTTGGGTTCATTTGCTACCGTTGTCCAACTGATGCCAAGAAGGCTGTGGATGTCATGAATGGACAAGTACTTG GTTCAAAGACCATATATGTTGGAAGGGCCCAGAAAAAGGAAGAGCGTAAGAAGATCCTGCAACACCTATTTGAGGAAAGGCGAAAGGAGAAGATTCTGAAGACTCAG GGCTCAAATGTGTATGTGAAGAACATTGTTGATTCTGTTGATGATGATCAGTTAAAAGATCATTTCAGTAGTTGTGGAAAGATTACTTCAGTGAAAGTGATGCGTGATGATAAGGGGATGAGCAAAGGATTTGGCTTTGTCTGCTTCTCCTCTCCGGAAGAAGCGAGTAAGGCAGTGAGCACATTCCACT CAACAATATTTCATGGAAAACCCTTGTACGTAGCTATAGCAGAGCTTAAGAAGGTCAGGGATGCCAGACTGCAGATTTTACACTCTCAACGTGTACCTGGATTAACCACAGCGAGTCCTCCTGCCGCACAAGCTACTAATTACTCTCCAATATACCtttcacattcacaagatgTTATGGTTCCCCACTTCAGCAGCTCACCTCATCAAGCTATTCTGTACCCAAGATTGGGCTGGAAGTTAGGTGGAATACTGCCAAAGCAAGGATTGCATGATACCATGCCTTTGCCCATG AGGCAGCAAAAGCAATTCAAGGGGCATATTAATGGATTCGCACCTTCACCTGTCCTGCAGCATGCTCCATTCGTCGCACATTGGCAGCTACCCGTTGAGCAGCAG TTTTCTAAGCATGCCACCAACTATCAAAAACATGAGAAGAACAATGGACAAGTTTTTCCCAAAGCAACCATGGCTAACGGTGGATTAGGCAAGCCTGCAATCTTTCCCTTCAGCCCTCAAAGCAGCATGAACGTATTGAGTGGACAGCTCGCCCTAGCTTCTCCTGAGAAGCAGAAACAGATGCTTGGGGAACATCTTTTCCCTCATGTTCAGAGATTGCAG CATGATATGGCTGGGAAAATAACAGGTATGCTTCTAGAGATGGAGAACCCAGATTTGCTGTTGTTACTTGAGTCACCCGATGCACTAGCTGCAAAAGTGGAGGAAGCAATGCAGGTCTTGAAGCTGTCAAAGACGAAGTTGGATTCTAAGGAAGCGACAAACGGGAATCAACAGCCTGTTGAAGTTACTGCTAACTGA